Genomic segment of Juglans microcarpa x Juglans regia isolate MS1-56 chromosome 7S, Jm3101_v1.0, whole genome shotgun sequence:
TTAGCCTGATAGTCAAATTAGTCACTTATTGACATTGCATTTTAAGTTAACTCTTGATAATCATATGAGTCTTTTGCCCACAATCCCCCATACTAAGTTACGTTCTAAACTGAAATACAAGTTTCGCCAATGGGCAACATCACATTgaattttgccaaaaaaaattattaaaaaaccaaaatacaATTAGAATAGAAAATTTGTTACCATGAGAAGATTCAACGTCCAAAATCAGATCAAGTGCGTAATCATAATATGGAACTTGACTGCTCAAGCCGCAAAGATTGAAATCATCTTGAACATATTCATCATCAACTTCACAGAAAAATTCATTTCCTCGCAAATTGCAAAACCATGAAATCCATGACGTATCATCTCCATCAGAACCACTAACATCCGATCCTTCACTGTCTGTTTCAGATTCCTCTGGAATCAATGCAAATAAGGCCACCataagacaaaaaaagaaaaacaaagaaagaaaggagatAATTATAAAACTTTCAATCGATTGTAttgcaataaataaatagctATTCACACTCATAGAATAAAAcactcatttttatttgttataatataatgCAACTAGAACTGCCAACAAAGACCAGAGAGGTGTCGTGAAGCTACAAAGAACAGTGTAAACTAATGTCTAACACAATGATTTTGCTTCATAACAAATAGCAAACCGCAAAGTTACTTCACCAAACTCAGATCCCATATCACAAAAGTGCTTCATCGATCATTCTAGTCCTACCCAGTACTCGCTATTTGCTTCAACTAACACAtaataaaaaagaggaaaaaaaacccacaaatgAACTGAAATTGCAGAGAGTGAATAAACCCAGATCCCCCACAAAATCCACTTCTACAACACAAACATAGTCCACTATTTAAccataaaaaactaaaattcacGTCAcccaaattgaagaaaaaaacgCAAAACCAGAGAATGGCCCACCATCAGAGCACTTGTTTTTGGCAAGCGAAGCGGGGCGAGAATCGCGATGATCAAGCTGCTGCGATTTACCGGCGGAAGTGGAGGGTACGGAGAGTCTCTCCTTGTCCTTACTGTTAAGACCACCCCTGGAAGTGGACGGGGACGATTTCTCTAGGTGCCTGTCCAGCGCATCGTTGATGCGCTTGCGATCCAACGGGCCTCCCACTATCTCCGATCTCGaagacccaaccccacctcctcGATCcctatacataattttttccaACTAACTTTCTCTCTTAAACGCAGGCCGAGATTCGGAAGAACCAAATATTTCAAGCTATGCAGCCGTACATATCTCTGAGACCGTacattagagaaaaaaaagaaaaagaaaaaccctcTCGATTTGGACAAGAAAGGGATAAATTAGGGTTTTTAAGACCAGAGAATGGGGTTTTGGGGGGGGAAAATAGATCGAAGATGGTAGAGCATGGATTCGAAGACGAAGAGGGAAAGGTTGGGGTTTGTCTGATCAAAAGGAGAGAGGGTCGGAGAGAGCTAGGGTTTGTGATTGAGAGAGAAATGGGACGACATAGACGCAGCCGAGCTCCCCCCTTAGGTTCCCTCTATCCCCTCTATCTCCCTTTGTTTTGTTGTCTCCTTTTAAGggtaaaaataaagaaaaattctagacataagTTTGCATCTCAGCACATCTcataaaaatacatgatttaaaatataaaatataaaaataaaaaaataaaatcatatatttttaagtaatatataagaATGTAAAACTTCTGTGTAGtacaactataaaataaattatctatttttttcgctctacttttcttctattttcatatctcatatattttaattttttcatttacttaataattaaataaataattattaatatattgatatttttttatattttaaaaatgttttaaaataatcaaaaaataaataggtaAATTTAACCTAACAATCAGTcggttatttaaaaataaaaataaaacaaaaaagctaaattatattttattctccaAATATTCCGTTCAATTTCATAGACACTTGGCTATCGGCCATCTTTGGTCCATGTGGTTTCGATATTTTAaaggtatatatttatatttattttaaaatgtcatgctttatataatatattttaaaaaattttctataatttcttgaaagaaatactttaattataaaataatttaattccaaacatattatataaatttatatcagtttataaatttatttttataatattattttatcaaaatatgttactcaaaatatgttattttatcaAGTTTAATTAAAATGACAAAATCTAATATAAGATTGGCATTGCCTATTTTAAAAGTAACAACAAGAATCCATATTCTTCTATTtcattagtaataaaaaaagtaacttatttatcaattttgatatttatcttttttatgtccttatataaagaaaaattatgaaaattctttatttatctcttcttatgttctcatataaaaaatatttctaatttttaattatatctaTCATCCAatgttacataaaaaaaaatcatgctaaaatgattataaatgatattattaaaaaaaaaatcagtgatcTTTCTCaataatgattttgtttttttcaaaatatgattCTTCAAAATGGAAATTGGACCCATTTATATatttcccaaaaaaatgaaatttttaaaggTGACcctttatttaaaatcaaaatggGCAATTTTAgggacttaaaaaaataaaaatcattttaggcgtaagtgccaaaaaataaaaaataaaaaaatcttatatccAACAACACTTCGGTTCAAATCCGAACAAAGTCCAACCGTCTACTTCTCGAAGACTGAGGGCTcgtttggggagtgagatgatatgagaattttttgaatagtagtaaaatagtttgtgaatagtagtgaaatagtgtAACAATACTAGAGAAATCAGGGTAGAATTTGTAGCACAACTCACTTAGAATGTGAGTAGCCTCCAAAAattgagagagatgagaggaaAATCTAGAAGGTTGATTCAAAATGATTCTTCACATATCCCTTACAAGGTGTTGCGATGGAAATTAAATGGAACCTTTCTAATGGTTTCCACAGTATATTTAGCCAATCACTGGCCTTGCTAGCTACAATACAAAATAAGGGTAAAATTGTCTTAACCATACTACTAATGGCCATGCAAGGccttctaaaaataaaatacgtaACACAACAATTCTAATACTCTACTGGTCCTGTGGCCCAAGCCCAACTCACGTCTGCATTCAATTATAATCTGAGCCCCACCATGCCTTGGCCCATGAATaacccaatgcatgtgacaaaACCCTCCCGTtagaacaccttgcccacaaggtgtgggtaggCTTGCTTCAGTTGGTCGAAGGGCTCCCATGTTGCGTTCTCAGTCGTTTGCTCTTGCCATCGGATCAGAAGCTCCACCATTGGTAAGTTCTTCTTGCAATTGTTTCTTCTAGTTCTAGTTTGATGGTTCCCTTGGTGTCTGTGGGTGATAAGGTTGACTGAGCCACTGTGTTTTgccttaatttcttttgatttgtGAGATGTGAAATATGGGATGTATGGAGGAAGAAATGGGTGATTCTAGTTTGTAGGTTACCTCTCCAATTTTTTGTATGATCTGATATGGCCCATAGAATCTAAGGGATAGCTTGAGACTCTAACGGTTGGTCACCGAATGCTGCCTATAGGGTTGGAGTCTCAAATAGACCCATTCTCCCACTTCTAATTGTTATTCCTTCATCTTAAGGTCAACATACTTCTTCATGCAATCCTGAGCCCTctgtaaattttgttttagcAACAGTAGAATCTGATCACTGGATCTCAATTCCTCCTCCATAGACTCCACCTTAGTAGTTCCAGGGGTATAAGGTAGTAACTTCGGTGGGGCATAGCAGTATAAAGCCTCAAAGGGAGTGAGGCGTGTTGAGGAATGGTAAGTggtgttataccaccattctGCTAGGGGAATCCAATAGGCCCAAGTTTTGGGCTTATCACACACAAAGCATCATAGATAATTTTCTAAGCACTTGTTCACAGCTTCAATTTGACCATTAGTATGTGGATGGTATGAAGTGTTTAATGCAAGCTAGATGCCTTGTATCTTGAAAAGCTCTTGCCAAAACAAACGGGTGAATACACTCCCTCTGTCTAAGACAATTGACTGAGGCATCCCATGCAACCTCAAAATCTGTTTAACAAAGAGCTGGGCCACAGAATTGGCTGAGAAAGGATGAGTGATATGAGTGAAGTGGGCATACTTAGTTAGACGATCCACCACTACCCACACACTATCAAACTCTTAAGATTTAGGTAACCCTTCTACAAAATGCATAGTGATGTGCAACCAAGGTTGAGAGGGAATTGGAAGGGGTTGTAAGAGCCCATTAGGCTTAGCTTGATCTGCCTTCACTTTCTGTCACACTTTACAATTTCTTATAAAACCCCTTAGGCTAGTTCACAATCCAAGCCAATAGAACACCTTCTTCACCCTATGAAGGGTTTTATCATACCCTGAGTGTCCATCTAAGGGCCCATTGTGTAAGATCTGCAATAGCTTTTGTCGAGAGTCACCATGCTCAGCTACAAACAACTTATTTTTGTAGAATAACAAACcctatttttctgaaaaaattatgaGGCAACAGCCCCATGGTAGACTGCTCCAATAGTTTAATGGCATAAGGGTATTGTTTGTACCATTCTTTGACCTCATTCCACCCTTCAATTGTAGGAATAGACAAAGCTGCAATACTCAGGCCCACTTTGGTTTATGAGTTTCATCCCTTATAGATAGAGCATTAGCAACACGATTctctaccttttttttatattccaCCCTTACATCATAACCAAGTAGCTTAGATACTCATTTTTGCTGTAAGGGTGTGCCCGCCTTCTGCTCAAGCAGAAACCTTAAACTTTGACTGTCTGTCCTGATAGTGAACACCTGTCCAATGAGATAGGGCCTCCACTTCTGTAAGGCAACCACTAATGCATAAAGTTTCTTCTCATAAGTTGACCAAGATAATATCCTCCATTTAAGGCCTGACTAAAATAGGCAATGTGCCTATTTTTGTGCATTAACACAACTCCAATGGTCTTCTTCGAGGCATCGCACTCAAGCACAAAGTGTTGAGTAAATTCGGGCATTTCTAGTACAAGGGGTTTTGAGACTGCCTCTTTTAGTTTAAGGAATGCTTCTTTTGATTCTGGGGTCgacaaaaattgatttttattcaGTAACTCAATCAAGGGTCCAACAATACTCCCATAACCCTTGATGAATTTTCTGTAATACTCAGTAAGGCCTAAGAAGCCCCTCAGTCATTTCAATGATGTGGGTAAAGGTCATTCCTCCATGGACTTGATTTTATCAGGATTAGCTCTTACTCATTCAGCTGATATCAaatggcctaagtaagccacttCAGCACTTGAAAAACTGCATTTAGAGGCCTTAGCCAATAGCTAATGTTGTCTCAATGTATCTAGGGTCACCCTCAAGTGTTGTAAGTGATCCTCTGCTGTTCTACtatacactaagatatcatcaaagaaagCCAGAATAAATCTTCTCAAATAAAGCCTAAAAATTTCGTTAATTAGGCTTTGAAAAGTAAAAGGAGACTTAGTTTGCCCAAATGGCATAACTAGGTATCCATAGTGCC
This window contains:
- the LOC121241001 gene encoding putative casein kinase II subunit beta-4 isoform X1; its protein translation is MYRDRGGGVGSSRSEIVGGPLDRKRINDALDRHLEKSSPSTSRGGLNSKDKERLSVPSTSAGKSQQLDHRDSRPASLAKNKCSDEESETDSEGSDVSGSDGDDTSWISWFCNLRGNEFFCEVDDEYVQDDFNLCGLSSQVPYYDYALDLILDVESSHGDMFTEEQNELVESAAEMLYGLIHVRYILTSKGMAAMLEKYKNYDFGRCPRVYCCGQPCLPVGQSDIPRSSTVKIYCPKCEDIYYPRSKYQGNIDGAYFGTTFPHLFLMTYGHIKPQKATQSYVPRVFGFKLHKP
- the LOC121241001 gene encoding putative casein kinase II subunit beta-4 isoform X2; this encodes MYRDRGGGVGSSRSEIVGGPLDRKRINDALDRHLEKSSPSTSRGGLNSKDKERLSVPSTSAGKSQQLDHRDSRPASLAKNKCSDEESETDSEGSDVSGSDGDDTSWISWFCNLRGNEFFCEVDDEYVQDDFNLCGLSSQVPYYDYALDLILDVESSHEEQNELVESAAEMLYGLIHVRYILTSKGMAAMLEKYKNYDFGRCPRVYCCGQPCLPVGQSDIPRSSTVKIYCPKCEDIYYPRSKYQGNIDGAYFGTTFPHLFLMTYGHIKPQKATQSYVPRVFGFKLHKP